The DNA window TGACCAGCACGATCGCCAAAATAATCACCGCATCCAGGGCATCTCCCAGGAAGCTAGAGAGAATGGCCGCCGCGATTAAAATCAAAATAATCGGACTCTTAAACTGGTTCAGCAACAAAACCAGCGTGTGCGATTGTCGCTTCTGCTTCAAACTGTTGGTACCGTATTGGGTCAGCCGTTGCTGTGCCTCTGCTTGACTTAAACCCTGGAGGCTACTCTTGAGCTGATCTAAGACCTGTGCGGCAGGCAGGCACCAAAATGAGGGAAGGTCTTGCAGCATAAGTTCAGCTCACTTCAGGACCACAACATAACAGTTTGACTGGATTCTGATTGAGCATCCAGGCTTGCATGCTGAATGGGTAGACGGTATTTGACAAAAATGCCAGGTTCCAGACCTGATCAACGAAATCACTAATGTCAACGGGCTTGAGTAAGTACGCTTCCACTTTTACCGTCAACTGTTCAGCCAGGCTGATTGGATCACAGGTTGACATGACCAGAATGGGAATCGGTCTGCTACTGCCAAATGCCAAGGCTCGGACTCGTTGAATCAGTGGCAACACACTTTCGCCCAGGAATCTCAGTTCACAAATTAAAATGTCGGGAATGTACCCATCCAGAAAATCTAATGCGTCTTGGATCGATTGAGAGGCTGTTACCTTTGCACCGTGGTCTTCTAGCAGAAAAGTATACAGATCTCTGGTATCGGGATCGTTGTCTACAAGAAGGATCTGCACATCTTTGAGCATTCTGGGATTCAAAAGGAATTCAGTTGTGAGCAACATATTGATCCCCTGTGGATTTCAAGTAGCAGAACGGTGGTTGCAAGCCTGCTGACGTTACTCACGCTGCTTGCGGATGCCGTGACGAAGATCGGACGAAGCACGCTGACCCCTATACTGTTCGACGCGACAGATTTCCTCCTGGGCGAAATAGAGCGCGATCGCTTCCACTCCCAGGATTAGCCATGCGTAATCGCATAATTCTTCTAAGTCTGTTAGTAAACTATCCACCATCCAGGCTTCTGGACAATGGATGATCAACACTTTTTGATGCTCACGGTAAAAGACGCAATGCAATAAACTTTGAGCAAAGAAGCTCCGCAGGCGTTCATGGCGAAGCTGCGAAAGTCGCATTCGATCATCAAGTGTCATTTCAGTAGATACCATAACAATCATTAAACTCCTGCTTGTAATTGGCGATGGCGAGGTGCAGCGATACAATCCAGCTTGGACAGGTCAGCCCTCATCTATAGGGAATACAATTCGATTTTTACGATTGCTCCAGTCTGGTTGCGAAAACTAGCATGGCTAGATGGCAATGTTTGCAACGCCAGTAAAGCTTGCCCAAACCAACATGACGGAGCAAAACGCTTGAGCAGCACGGGCAACTATATCTGATGTTCATGGCGCGATCGTGATGCATGGTGCTAAACTACCAACTCTTCGTTGGGATGAGGTTTTCTGATGATTGTTTTGTTACCGTGGTTGGACAAGTGAGATCTTGCACCATTCTCAACCAGCCCTAAGAAACCGGGTTTCTGAACGAGAAAAGCTTTTCAAGTTGAGCCAAGGTTGAGAAACCCGGTCTCTGATCTGCGGCAAATCTGAGATAAGCGACTTAGCCACCCATTTTTAGATCCGAATGGAATAGATAGTTCTCCTATTTGTTACTCTGAACGACTACCGCTTGATTTGCCGCATGAGTTGATTGATTTCGATACAAAAATTGACTTTCGGCAACAAAAGCTTGAATACGTATAAAATCCTTTACGTGGATTGTCCGATGGCAGCAAGAAAGATTTTAAATAAAAAACCTGGTAACTCAAATTTGAATCAACCAGGTGAATAACGATGAAGTTAAAGCTCGCTTACTTGATGTGCCTAGGCAATGCTATCAAGTAGCTTTGCAGACAATTGTTTGAGTTCTTGAATGAATTGATTGAATACGTAGCATTGATTGATTAGGTTGCAAAACGTATGTGAGGTTAACGTCTCATTAAAGGGCATTAATCAAATAGTCAAAATAAGCCCCTACTTCGCTCGCATCTTCCCCTGACATCAGTGACGGGGTGAGATTTTTCATCGCCCGCACCCCTTCAGCAACCGCATCAATGGGAGTCCCCAGGGAGTTATACATCTGGCGGACTCCAATCAACCCAATCTCCTCAATGGGGGTTGTTTCGCCTGCCGCTACGCTGTAAGTAATCAAACGTAGGTAGTAATCCAGATCCCGCAAACAAGTCGCGGTCATTTGTTCCCCATAGGCATTGCCACCGGGAGAAACGATGCTGGGACGGCGTGCAAATAACTGTAGCGCGGCTTGCTTCACTATCCGATCGCGGCTTTCGGTTAACGCTTTGACCAGACGCAAGCGGCGATCGCCACTGATCATAAAGCCCTTGATTTGATCCATCTCTCCAGGCGTAAGATAGCGAGACTCTGCATCGGCATTGACAATTAATTTCTTGATAATACTCATGAGCAAGTTCCTTAAAGCATTAGTTGGGACTCATAAGTTTTGCAGGTGGGAATCTGCATCCAGACGAGTAAATATGGAATAGCCCCCATTGAAAGGGGCATCTCTAGGGAAAAATTGGGCAGTTAATCGTTACCGACGGACTCCAATGTTGGGGTCTTGGTAAGCAGGATCACGATGATCGACTGTATTGGATTTCCGACGCAGCCCTGCTAATCCTGCTAATCCAATTAAACCAAGCCAACCATAATCTGGAGAATCATCCCGATTGTTGTAGCTGGTTCCTTGAGTTGTGGAAGTTCCGGTACCCGTACCTGTATCATTTCCGTTAGATTGGGCAGATGCAGGTAGAACAGCAGGCAAAGTGGCAAGTCCTACGACAAGAGCACTCACCCGAACCAGATTGAACAATTTAGAATACTTCATTTCAAATCCTTTGTTTTCAGAATTGTTCCTAACGGTAACTACGTTTGGTAGAAACTTACTCAGCCTGAGGGGATATTTAACAGAGTTAAAGTTCATCAAAAGTGGGGCTTTTGTCAATACTCTGGCCAGTTGTTAGAACAAATGCGATTAGCTCATTGAAACTCAGCATCGCTGTTTGGCTTTGTCTGACTCTGTAGATGTTTTAAGAACAATGACAGATCAGTGTTTGATTTCATGAGTGAGTTGATTAAGTACTGCATTAAATTTCAGGCAGCTATTTTTTCTTCCAATCTGCTGTAATTAAAAACTGCCGTCGGTATAGGAGTGTTTATTCGCTTTGCTATTTCAATGAGTATCACTTTGTAATTGCACTTCGATCTGTTAACACCTATGATTGAACAGTATTTCCCATGCTCTAGCCCCCGCTTTTAGACAAATGGTGTCCAACTCAGTTTCAGAACGTCTTAAGCAAAATGCTCAAAAGATCATGCAGACGTGGGAGGTGAGGGCACGCAGTGAAGTCGATGCATCAATGCATCAAAACTCTCTTGTCTTAAGAAATTCTCTCCCTCAGTACTTAGACCAACTGGTTGATGAACTCTCAACTGAAATTAACAGGACACCGACTCGCATCGTTGCAGATGAGATAGAAAGTACTCGAATTGGCAAGAAGCATGGGCATGGACGGGCAGGGTTTGCTGATTACTCTCTGACTCAACTCATTTTTGAGTATCATATCTTGCGGCAGGTGATCTTTCGGGTTTTAGAGGAAGAAGCCCCTTTAGCTGTGAGAGAGCGAGACATCATCATTAACTCGATCGAGCAAGCTGTTAATGACGCGGCAACTCAATTTTCCCGAGACACTGCAAGATATTCAAGAACTATTTATGGTGACATTAACTCACGACCTTAGAGGTCCCGTTAATGTGATGAAACTAGGAACTCAACTCATTCTTCGACGGCTTGAACGGGGGGATGCTCACTTAGATGTGGTGGTAAGAATGGTTGGCGCGATCGATCGAATGGACTCAATGATTCAAAATTTGCTGGATGCCAGTCGATTACGGGCAGGACAGAGCCTAAAGTTTGAATTTGAAGACTGCTATTTAGATCAATTACTTCAAGAAGTCGTAGAGGATTTAAACTTCACTCACGGAGAACGTTTTATTGTCGTTGCTGATGCAGCTATCAAAGGCAATTGTAGCCGTAAACAAATGCGCCGGGTGATTGAAAACTTAGCCACGAACGCTGTGAAGTATGGTGCTCCTGATACACCCATCACCCTCACACTACAGCAGACGAAGACGCACATTAGCCTGACGATTCATAATGAAGGCACTCCGATCGCTTCTGAAGCTCAATCCATTCTCTTTCAGCAATTTCGTCGTACTATCTCGGCTGAAGAACAAACAGGATGGGGATTGGGATTATTTCTCACCAAGAGTATTGTTGAGGCGCACCGGGGAACGATTGAAGTTGAAAGTGCAGCGGGTGAAGGAACCAGCTTTATCGTTAAGTTGCCTGGCATGTAAATTGAGTTAGTAGAGCGACTTAGCATTAAATCAAGCTACGGCGACTTTTCTCGATCGTGCCATAACACCGTATTCAACCGCAAATTCTCTTCAAGTTTTACTGTTGGTTACTCGCCGCCCTACCTCTTGTTTGATTGCGTTCAGTGAATCGACTAACGCATTTTTGTAAATCGTAAATGCTAAACCACGCGAGATTGAGTTACCTGGATCAAACGTAACATCTTGGGTGACTAAGACTTGATTAGGCGCAACTGGTTCTAATTTCCATAAACCCTTGAGAGATTTGATTTCTCCTTGTTTTAGTTGAAAAGAAATTTCTTGAGGATATTGCTGGACAGCTGTAATGACTAATCGACTTTTCTGCGTAAATAGCAGCACTTTGACTTGATTGACTTGTTCAAATACCGTGCGGTTTCCTTGCGTTTCTAGAATCTGACTGGATATTACACCTGGAAGAAAGTTCTTGAAATGGTCATAATCTGTCAAGACATTCCAGGTAATGCTAACTGGTGCTGTAATTAATATGCGTCCGACATAGTGACCATTTTCACCCGTCACCACAGCGTTTCCAGCCTTTAATGTAGCTTGCTCTTGCGGTAATAAGCGATTGAGAACATTGCCAGATTGTGGCACAGCTTGCACTGACAATGGCATCAATACACTAAGGGCGATCGCGGAGGTATAACCAATGAAATGAAAATAGTTTTTTCGTCTACGATTCAGCATTCAGATTACCTTGATGATTAATCAATATGCGTTAATAGTTTAGATGTAGAGTTTCAACTATTCTTTAGCAAGATTGCCTCTTCACTATAACTGAAATGTCTAGCTTGTAGGAAATCTACAGCCATAGCAGAACTATTTGCGGTAGACCCTTTGCTCCAGAAAAGATTGCGATTATGGAGCTTACTTCTCTGTGGTTATACCAAACTAAGGGCTTGGCGCGAAAATAAAATCCCTGCGATGGGTTACGGCTAACGCCTAACCCATCCTACAGCTGGTACATTATTTGATGGCAAATCCCTAAATAGTCTTCGTGGCACATCAATATCCTGTAAGGGCGTTTGGCCAAACGCCCTTACTACCAGATCTGTCGCGTTTTCAATTCAAATTGGTATTATCACATAAGTGAGTCCGGCAGATAGCCCCGAAAGTCTACCTGCCGGATCAAAAGGAGCGGTATTGTTACTCCAAAGAAATTTCTACTGTGGCGTTAACCGATGTTCACGCTCCAGCGAAGCAATCCCCCGTTCTGGGGCACGCAGTTCAGCCTCTAAAATTTCTGGGTTTCTATTGCAAACCGAGTTCAACAGAATGTTGAGAACCCCGCCCTGCTTTGCTTGCTGAATGGCTTTATGGGTAATTAACTCACCCACATTAAGGATGACCTGATCTTGCGAGTCTAAAATAACGCGGTTGACTGGACGCCCCAACGCTTGCTCAATGCGTTGTTTGTGCATTGCTTTAGCACTGCGTTCTTGAAATTCCCTGTAGTGCGTTTTCAGGTTTTCCCAAAATGTGTAAGCGTTTTCCTGAGCGATCGCGGCTTGCTCACGAACTCTCATGCCAGCGTCTGAAACCGTATCATTGGCACGATAACGGGTTGCTTCAGTTGGTTGTAGCCCGACCGCATCCAGTAAGGACACTTCCCGATGGGATAGTTTGGCTCGCTCAATCACGTTGTCGGTCACAATCTGTCCTGGAGCGGCAATGATCATGCCATCTTCAGCCCGCACCATGCGTTGCACTCGACGACCTCTGGCCTGTTCAATCCCAGCCTGAGCGGCTAAATGGGATAGGGCGGCATTGCCCCTTTGAGCCGCCATTTGCAAGTGGCTTTCTGCTTGCGCCGTGGCATTTTGCAATTGTCGATTGATGCCGACAGTGAGGCTACCCCCCGTCGCTCGATACACCTGATCCAAAATCCCCAGCCTTCGAGCTTCCTCAGCCAGAGATAAGGTCACGACCTGATGTTTCACCAGCAGAATCAGCCCATCGGGAGTTTGAATGTCGCCCTCAACTGGCTTGCCCACGACATAAGCAAACTGCTCGTCTGGGCTCACTAACCGATCGGTTAATTCGGTTGCTGCACTCCGGCTCCCCTGGTCGAAACGATCGTTTGCCCCACTTGCCACTTCCTGTAGCTTACGGTTAGCAGAAGTGGCAGTGGCTTGTAGCTGTTCGTTGGCTGCCAGAGTCGCATCTTGCAACTGTTGACCAGCCGTAGCGGTTGACTCTTGAATGCGGTTGCCAGCCGTTATCATGGCACCCCGAATGCCTCCTACTTGCTCTGCCATCAGGTCAGCCGTTTCGGGGGGAACAAAGGTGACTTCCTTACCAATTTTTACGGTTTGAGGAGCCGGAATGAACGATCGCCCCGAATAAGCATCTGCAAAGACTCCACCGGATGTTTCATAACCCTCAATGTTACCGGTTTGATCATTGAAATACAGATCGACAATGGAGCCAAGATAACGGCCATCGGTTGTGATGATCCGATTCCCTTTCAGCACCAGTTTGTGTTCCAAAATAGTTTGAATTTGCGGAACATCCGGCGCGGATACGATCACATCGCGTCCAGAGACAACAATGACATCCGGTCCGATCGCCTTTACCTGATTGAGTGGAATCACTTTTGCGGCGTGAAATAGCCCGCCCTCATCCACCAGGAAACCAAGCAGTTGATTCGTTTCCTGGTCAAAGATTAAATCTAAAATTCCTGCGATTCGTTTGCCTGTATCAAAGGCAATAATAGAACGATTAAGAATGTCACTACCTTTTCTCATCTCTACCTCTTATCTCTTTGTTGGTCATAATTGTGTAATTTTTACTGTGCCTGGTTTGTATTTTCCTGGCTGGAATAGGGAATATCTCGACCCAATCCTGGAATGACATTGACATAGCCTAAATATTCCAGAGAAATCCCTGTGATAAGGGCTAGCAAACATAAAAGTGCGATCGTCGGGCTAGAATCAGAACGTTGTCCAACAAGTCTCGGCATAATTTTCCTTTTCTTAAATTAGAGTGAAGAGCAATCAGAACTCCGTGGATACAGTTAATGCCAAGTAGGTGAATGAAATCAATTGGAGGATGGGTTAGTGGTAGCGTAACCCATGTTATTATTGGGTTTCGTGCCTTAACCCAACCTTACAGGTTGATATTTAATCAGCCCTACCGACTGAGAGCTATATTTCTGCCGGAATCATTCATAATCCAAATCGATTGATTCCCAATTAACTTTTAGGCAGTTCCTATCTGTATGAAGCGGCAAGCTGGTTACTTCAATAATTAATCTAATCATATAAAGGTGTGAATAATATTTCATCCATCATTGGAGATGGATTAGTACAATTCTTGGCGTTGCTGAATGTAGAGATGTTTAGGAAAACACGGGTATTGAACGATACTTTAAGTAGTGAAGTAGTAATCGGATTGAGTGGGCAAGCATTTCTACTGACTTTGAGTAACACAACGTCTTGCGATGCAATCGGGCTAAATAATGACGTAATCGAGTATTCACAGTCGTGTGATGCACTCCAGTTGAGCGTTCGATCGCCCGAAATCCCATCCCATTGGCGTAGAGCGTGAGGCAGTGCTGTTTCACTGCCTTAGAGTATCCTTGAGGCGGATCGTAAACGTCAATGAACTGGCGATGGCAATGAGTACAGATGTGATTTTGTTTACTG is part of the Kovacikia minuta CCNUW1 genome and encodes:
- a CDS encoding WGxxGxxG family protein, with the translated sequence MKYSKLFNLVRVSALVVGLATLPAVLPASAQSNGNDTGTGTGTSTTQGTSYNNRDDSPDYGWLGLIGLAGLAGLRRKSNTVDHRDPAYQDPNIGVRR
- a CDS encoding PRC-barrel domain-containing protein; amino-acid sequence: MRKGSDILNRSIIAFDTGKRIAGILDLIFDQETNQLLGFLVDEGGLFHAAKVIPLNQVKAIGPDVIVVSGRDVIVSAPDVPQIQTILEHKLVLKGNRIITTDGRYLGSIVDLYFNDQTGNIEGYETSGGVFADAYSGRSFIPAPQTVKIGKEVTFVPPETADLMAEQVGGIRGAMITAGNRIQESTATAGQQLQDATLAANEQLQATATSANRKLQEVASGANDRFDQGSRSAATELTDRLVSPDEQFAYVVGKPVEGDIQTPDGLILLVKHQVVTLSLAEEARRLGILDQVYRATGGSLTVGINRQLQNATAQAESHLQMAAQRGNAALSHLAAQAGIEQARGRRVQRMVRAEDGMIIAAPGQIVTDNVIERAKLSHREVSLLDAVGLQPTEATRYRANDTVSDAGMRVREQAAIAQENAYTFWENLKTHYREFQERSAKAMHKQRIEQALGRPVNRVILDSQDQVILNVGELITHKAIQQAKQGGVLNILLNSVCNRNPEILEAELRAPERGIASLEREHRLTPQ
- a CDS encoding sensor histidine kinase translates to MVTLTHDLRGPVNVMKLGTQLILRRLERGDAHLDVVVRMVGAIDRMDSMIQNLLDASRLRAGQSLKFEFEDCYLDQLLQEVVEDLNFTHGERFIVVADAAIKGNCSRKQMRRVIENLATNAVKYGAPDTPITLTLQQTKTHISLTIHNEGTPIASEAQSILFQQFRRTISAEEQTGWGLGLFLTKSIVEAHRGTIEVESAAGEGTSFIVKLPGM
- a CDS encoding IS1/IS1595 family N-terminal zinc-binding domain-containing protein yields the protein MQCPNCGSTEIRKNGKRGSKQNHICTHCHRQFIDVYDPPQGYSKAVKQHCLTLYANGMGFRAIERSTGVHHTTVNTRLRHYLARLHRKTLCYSKSVEMLAHSIRLLLHYLKYRSIPVFS
- a CDS encoding response regulator, which produces MLLTTEFLLNPRMLKDVQILLVDNDPDTRDLYTFLLEDHGAKVTASQSIQDALDFLDGYIPDILICELRFLGESVLPLIQRVRALAFGSSRPIPILVMSTCDPISLAEQLTVKVEAYLLKPVDISDFVDQVWNLAFLSNTVYPFSMQAWMLNQNPVKLLCCGPEVS
- a CDS encoding SRPBCC family protein → MLNRRRKNYFHFIGYTSAIALSVLMPLSVQAVPQSGNVLNRLLPQEQATLKAGNAVVTGENGHYVGRILITAPVSITWNVLTDYDHFKNFLPGVISSQILETQGNRTVFEQVNQVKVLLFTQKSRLVITAVQQYPQEISFQLKQGEIKSLKGLWKLEPVAPNQVLVTQDVTFDPGNSISRGLAFTIYKNALVDSLNAIKQEVGRRVTNSKT
- a CDS encoding globin family protein; the protein is MSIIKKLIVNADAESRYLTPGEMDQIKGFMISGDRRLRLVKALTESRDRIVKQAALQLFARRPSIVSPGGNAYGEQMTATCLRDLDYYLRLITYSVAAGETTPIEEIGLIGVRQMYNSLGTPIDAVAEGVRAMKNLTPSLMSGEDASEVGAYFDYLINAL